In Benincasa hispida cultivar B227 chromosome 8, ASM972705v1, whole genome shotgun sequence, the sequence TCGGATTGTGTTTCTTACCTGGTTTTCCAAATTCTACCCGacataattatatttttgtatAGATTCGACATTAtgtttctatatttttattatattgtaaAACATAGATGAAccataagaaagaaaataaacaaacaaatctTTCTGACGTCAATGTAATATAAATAAGGTTTTAAAAAGACTTcagtattttatatttttaactttgattcatttttgtctatattttaattttataattttgattcatttttgaTATATTAACTCTTAAAAGTGATCATTTTAGTCccttaaatatgaaaattaaagtaccaaaataatcattttttaaaagtataaaaattaaaatgaacatAGTTTAAAAAGTATAACACTTtgaaatgaacattttaaaaatatagaaatcaaaataaacTAAAGCCAGAAAATAGCATCTTGACCTAttatgaatttgtttaaaaaggataaaatatttatttgttaatctatctatatatttgttaaaaaaaatttgtaatttttttctgaGATATCCATGAAAAAGATCATCGAGGTGGATATTTTGAAGCATTTTAAacattagtttttttattattttttttattggttgTGACTTATGAAAATATTTGAGAGGCTAGAAAAATCAGTATAGTAACATACAGTGCACATTTGAGAGTTGAATTGGTTGCTGGAAAAGTTGCCATTCAAGAACATGAACTTGGACTTATACAAATTAGTAGTCAAATTTTTGCTATATCAATCAATGGCTTACTATttgtaatttattaattttctcaatataaATGCACGACTTTAAAGATGGAAAAAGACAATACAATTCGATAATGTGACAAATCCAAGCAAAGTCAGAACCTTTATCTAACAAAACTCCGTGCTAAATCAAGAgaacaaaaaaatcaattggAATTTGTAACCTGAATTCTTCATCAGATTTGGCTATAAATTACACTATTACTGTAGTTTCCAAGACATTTTGTGCCGTATTTTCATAATAATATTTCACATAACATCtatctttttttaattggaATATCTTAAATTTGTTATCTAGCACTCCAATTGATTAAACACGAGGTCCTGCTAAGTCGGGGTCTAGGACAACACACCTTAGTGAAGGCGTTGTCCTCGAAACCCAATTTGTATTCATTTAAGCATTATTTACGTATTCGACTCTAGGATTTAGAAGGGTGCGACAGTGTGCTATATATAAACCCTCTAATGCTAAAaacagtttttaaaatttgtatttttgaTATTTCTATCTATATTAATAAATTGTTTACCTCTGTTGTGGAAGTAACTAACACATTGATAGTGACCTACATAATTTTTTGTATTAACTTCCTACATAATTTTTTGTATTAACTTCTTTTACTATTTACGTTTCTATCGCTTTCTTTGATTGCCGGTTTCATAAAATTTTCCACACTTGGGACAGGTAGAGCCTGTACAAATATACTAAGCATTTTTCAAATAGCCATACCTTTTGAGTCCTGGCGTCCTATTATGTCTCTATTCAAAACCTACACGTCTCTGCACTTCAGAATTCTTTATAGACCTTTCAATCTCAATTCCTACTGAATATTTATATCTCAGCCTTTCTTTCAGACGTTAGCATTCAATTAATCATTGATTTTCTTGCTTGAATCATGGGTTGACAAACCTCAAATTTTATATTGCTGGGTAGAAGTTCAAGTTCAAAAAATCCTTGATGTTAAAAGTTAATACCTTTGCTGTAAGATGCTTGACAGTGACAGAGAAAAAGAAGGCTCAAACTACAATTCATGAACAAACTTTCATTCACATAAATTACTTAATACACCTTTTACTTCAAATATACAGTGCAGTATTACCTCACAGCTATGTTGATTCCTAGGCTGCATTATACAGAATTCATTCTATGAATATGAAATATGAATATTTCCTTGGCCGCACCCGTACATGTCTTCATATAAATATCAGAAGACATAAAAGGAAAAGGGCAGCGCAAATCCTCCTaacttattcaaaatttttagaGAGGAAGGGAAAAAGGAATCCacaagaaataataaaaaaccaTGCTGATGTATAAACTTTCACACAAAACCAATCAATCCACCTGACTGTTATAGAGACCTACTTGAAATTTTCTGTTGTCGAGTGTTGAGAAACACGAGGAATTAATTCctgaaaaaaaccaaaaaagaaattgattaaTCTTTTCTTCGTGGCCAACAAGACTTATATAGTATGTTTCGTGACATTACCTCGGAGTAGCGAACATGATCGTGATGCAAATTCGAAGATTTTACAATGGTTTCCCACTTGGTACTGGCTGATGTTCTAGGGCTCTGTGGTTTTTGGTAAAACTTGCTTCCAAGATTTGATCCTGCTAGTAACTTTTTTGAGGAAACTGAAGGCAGGGTACGCCAGAGCCAAGACTCGGAAGGAGACTTCGGTAGAggtggaggttgagaagatatCACAGAAGTTACTATGGCATTTGCTGGATCTTCTACTTTGACAAGCTGATAATTGGCCTTGGAGTAATCTTCTTCATCAGCAGTGCCCAAATTAGCATATCCAGCATGATCTTCTATATAAAGTTCATGTCCCACATTGGGGCCATCATCAATAGCATCTTTCATTTTAGATTCTGCAGCTTCACGCTCCAGCCTCCCTTCTTCAACCAGAGTTAAGCATTTTATTTCTAGGAAAGAAGGTTCCACAGTAGTACTTTCTTCCATCACTCTGGCCTCAAATGCAGTCTCATTCTTCCCACTAGAACGATCAGATTTCTTCTCGTCATCCAAATGGGTTGAATTAAATGGAGAATTCGTTTCAGCAACACTTGCAGTATCTATATAGAGTATCTTCTCTATCAGCGTACTTGCCATGTCAACCCCATGTTTAGTTGCTCGAATGGATGGTGTATCATGAAAATCGATATCACCTTTAGATCTGGAGATAATGTCAACTTCTTTAGGAACTACAACTGGCTGCTTTCTACAAGTAGGCCGTGATGCTTCACTCCGGAAGGGAGAAGCGGCTCTCGAATACCTGAAGGGAGAAGACCTACCTCTCATTTGCACGTCGGTGGAGGAAGGAAAATGTTTTGATTCACCAGTCCACTTATCTTTCACCTCCGGCAGCTTAGGTGATCCAACAGCAGCTTCTGATTTTTGCTTGTATGCCGCATCCCAAGCATGCTGTAAGATGTAAAACCTATCAGCAATTATCCTTGCATACATAGTAAGTGAAtgggaagaaaaaaattaattagacaGTAACCTTGTTGATCTTTTGGCTGTGTGAATGGTGCATTGTTCTGCTTGATCCCCCAACTTTATTATTGAGAGACACGGATGCATCGGTCCTGATTCTCATCCCGGGTACAGGATTAAGAAGGCCCAAAGAGTTTTTGAAGCATATATTGGGTATTAGACCACAACCTCTAGCTGATATATTACCTGAATTATCATATTCATCATCCACAGAGTCACTTTCTTCATCTACTTCATCTACTCCATGTACTTCATCTTCGCCATACTGTAGTAACAGGGTAGACTCAAGTTGTTTAATTGGAGACGTCCTCCTATTCTCAGACATCACCTTCTTAACATGTCTA encodes:
- the LOC120083223 gene encoding uncharacterized protein LOC120083223; amino-acid sequence: MEERKLNFNAPLMSVRRFSKAASSLAKVNEKKSENSHFSRRSTFPVSRPQFNLDQVTEPVAVPFHWEQIPGRAKNDSGSASPEVQLPHPPERTCSTPRLSFNKYSLEMEACHQDECEASSSSAIVVRLESTKARDARSLASENDDNDDDDDDDDDFSDARETLSLTGSFSVNNCSVSGISGCNGPMVKPSGTFRTDPQTRDFMMSRFLPAAKAMVLEPAKYSLKKKLVAVEQPRHVKKVMSENRRTSPIKQLESTLLLQYGEDEVHGVDEVDEESDSVDDEYDNSGNISARGCGLIPNICFKNSLGLLNPVPGMRIRTDASVSLNNKVGGSSRTMHHSHSQKINKHAWDAAYKQKSEAAVGSPKLPEVKDKWTGESKHFPSSTDVQMRGRSSPFRYSRAASPFRSEASRPTCRKQPVVVPKEVDIISRSKGDIDFHDTPSIRATKHGVDMASTLIEKILYIDTASVAETNSPFNSTHLDDEKKSDRSSGKNETAFEARVMEESTTVEPSFLEIKCLTLVEEGRLEREAAESKMKDAIDDGPNVGHELYIEDHAGYANLGTADEEDYSKANYQLVKVEDPANAIVTSVISSQPPPLPKSPSESWLWRTLPSVSSKKLLAGSNLGSKFYQKPQSPRTSASTKWETIVKSSNLHHDHVRYSEELIPRVSQHSTTENFK